In one Myotis daubentonii chromosome 1, mMyoDau2.1, whole genome shotgun sequence genomic region, the following are encoded:
- the TPM1 gene encoding tropomyosin alpha-1 chain isoform X18, translating into MAGSSSLEAVRRKIRSLQEQADAAEERAGSLQRELDYERKLRETAEADVASLNRRIQLVEEELDRAQERLATALQKLEEAEKAADESERGMKVIESRAQKDEEKMEIQEIQLKEAKHIAEDADRKYEEVARKLVIIESDLERAEERAELSEGQVRQLEEQLRIMDQTLKALMAAEDKYSQKEDKYEEEIKVLSDKLKEAETRAEFAERSVTKLEKSIDDLEDELYQQLEQNRRLTNQLKLALNED; encoded by the exons ATGGCGGGGAGCAGCTCGCTGGAGGCCGTGCGCAGGAAGATCCGCAGCCTGCAGGAGCAGGCGGACGCCGCGGAGGAGCGCGCGGGCAGCTTGCAGCGCGAGCTGGACTACGAGAGGAAGCTGAGGGAGACc GCCGAAGCCGATGTAGCTTCTCTGAACAGACGCATCCAGCTGGTTGAGGAAGAGTTGGATCGAGCCCAAGAGCGTCTGGCAACAGCTTTGCAGAAACTGGAGGAGGCTGAGAAGGCAGCAGATGAGAGTGAGAG AGGCATGAAAGTCATTGAAAGTCGAGCCCAAAAGGATGAGGAGAAAATGGAAATTCAGGAGATCCAGCTGAAAGAGGCCAAGCACATTGCTGAAGATGCCGACCGCAAGTATGAAGAG GTGGCCCGTAAGCTGGTCATCATTGAGAGTGACCTGGAGCGTGCAGAGGAGCGGGCTGAGCTCTCAGAAGG CCAAGTTCGACAGCTGGAAGAACAATTAAGAATAATGGATCAGACCTTGAAAGCATTAATGGCTGCAGAGGATAAG TACTCTCAGAAGGAAGACAAATATGAGGAGGAGATCAAGGTCCTTTCTGACAAGCTGAAGGAG GCTGAGACTCGGGCTGAGTTTGCGGAGAGGTCAGTAACTAAATTGGAGAAAAGCATTGATGACTTAGAAG ATGAACTCTATCAACAACTTGAGCAAAACCGCCGCCTAACTAACCAACTAAAGCTGGCCCTGAATGAGGATTAA
- the TPM1 gene encoding tropomyosin alpha-1 chain isoform X16 produces MAGSSSLEAVRRKIRSLQEQADAAEERAGSLQRELDYERKLRETAEADVASLNRRIQLVEEELDRAQERLATALQKLEEAEKAADESERGMKVIESRAQKDEEKMEIQEIQLKEAKHIAEDADRKYEEVARKLVIIESDLERAEERAELSEGKCAELEEELKTVTNNLKSLEAQAEKYSQKEDKYEEEIKVLSDKLKEAETRAEFAERSVTKLEKSIDDLEDELYAQKLKYKAISEELDHALNDMTSM; encoded by the exons ATGGCGGGGAGCAGCTCGCTGGAGGCCGTGCGCAGGAAGATCCGCAGCCTGCAGGAGCAGGCGGACGCCGCGGAGGAGCGCGCGGGCAGCTTGCAGCGCGAGCTGGACTACGAGAGGAAGCTGAGGGAGACc GCCGAAGCCGATGTAGCTTCTCTGAACAGACGCATCCAGCTGGTTGAGGAAGAGTTGGATCGAGCCCAAGAGCGTCTGGCAACAGCTTTGCAGAAACTGGAGGAGGCTGAGAAGGCAGCAGATGAGAGTGAGAG AGGCATGAAAGTCATTGAAAGTCGAGCCCAAAAGGATGAGGAGAAAATGGAAATTCAGGAGATCCAGCTGAAAGAGGCCAAGCACATTGCTGAAGATGCCGACCGCAAGTATGAAGAG GTGGCCCGTAAGCTGGTCATCATTGAGAGTGACCTGGAGCGTGCAGAGGAGCGGGCTGAGCTCTCAGAAGG CAAATGTGCGGAGCTCGAAGAAGAGTTGAAAACTGTGACGAACAACTTGAAGTCACTGGAGGCTCAGGCTGAGAAG TACTCTCAGAAGGAAGACAAATATGAGGAGGAGATCAAGGTCCTTTCTGACAAGCTGAAGGAG GCTGAGACTCGGGCTGAGTTTGCGGAGAGGTCAGTAACTAAATTGGAGAAAAGCATTGATGACTTAGAAG ACGAGCTGTACGCTCAGAAACTGAAGTACAAAGCCATCAGCGAGGAGCTGGACCACGCTCTCAACGATATGACTTCCATGTAA
- the TPM1 gene encoding tropomyosin alpha-1 chain isoform X25 — protein sequence MAGSSSLEAVRRKIRSLQEQADAAEERAGSLQRELDYERKLRETAEADVASLNRRIQLVEEELDRAQERLATALQKLEEAEKAADESERGMKVIESRAQKDEEKMEIQEIQLKEAKHIAEDADRKYEEVARKLVIIESDLERAEERAELSEGKCAELEEELKTVTNNLKSLEAQAEKYSQKEDKYEEEIKVLSDKLKEAETRAEFAERSVTKLEKSIDDLEDKSLCSTSPKTPSSSWVSHLSALRSWSLLQLTLFSLLASCLRAGHTLRFLLYRSSSVQCKINTV from the exons ATGGCGGGGAGCAGCTCGCTGGAGGCCGTGCGCAGGAAGATCCGCAGCCTGCAGGAGCAGGCGGACGCCGCGGAGGAGCGCGCGGGCAGCTTGCAGCGCGAGCTGGACTACGAGAGGAAGCTGAGGGAGACc GCCGAAGCCGATGTAGCTTCTCTGAACAGACGCATCCAGCTGGTTGAGGAAGAGTTGGATCGAGCCCAAGAGCGTCTGGCAACAGCTTTGCAGAAACTGGAGGAGGCTGAGAAGGCAGCAGATGAGAGTGAGAG AGGCATGAAAGTCATTGAAAGTCGAGCCCAAAAGGATGAGGAGAAAATGGAAATTCAGGAGATCCAGCTGAAAGAGGCCAAGCACATTGCTGAAGATGCCGACCGCAAGTATGAAGAG GTGGCCCGTAAGCTGGTCATCATTGAGAGTGACCTGGAGCGTGCAGAGGAGCGGGCTGAGCTCTCAGAAGG CAAATGTGCGGAGCTCGAAGAAGAGTTGAAAACTGTGACGAACAACTTGAAGTCACTGGAGGCTCAGGCTGAGAAG TACTCTCAGAAGGAAGACAAATATGAGGAGGAGATCAAGGTCCTTTCTGACAAGCTGAAGGAG GCTGAGACTCGGGCTGAGTTTGCGGAGAGGTCAGTAACTAAATTGGAGAAAAGCATTGATGACTTAGAAG ATAAGTCTCTTTGCTCCACTTCTCCCAAGACCCCTTCATCAAGCTGGGTGTCCCACCTCTCTGCGCTCCGCAGTTGGTCTCTCCTCCAGCTGACCCTGTTCTCTCTCTTAGCATCCTGCCTTCGGGCCGGGCACACCCTGCGCTTCCTATTGTACAGAAGCTCTTCAGTTCAGTGTAAAATAAACACTGTGTAA
- the TPM1 gene encoding tropomyosin alpha-1 chain isoform X15: MAGSSSLEAVRRKIRSLQEQADAAEERAGSLQRELDYERKLRETAEADVASLNRRIQLVEEELDRAQERLATALQKLEEAEKAADESERGMKVIESRAQKDEEKMEIQEIQLKEAKHIAEDADRKYEEVARKLVIIESDLERAEERAELSEGQVRQLEEQLRIMDQTLKALMAAEDKYSQKEDKYEEEIKVLSDKLKEAETRAEFAERSVTKLEKSIDDLEEKVAHAKEENLSMHQMLDQTLLELNNM, from the exons ATGGCGGGGAGCAGCTCGCTGGAGGCCGTGCGCAGGAAGATCCGCAGCCTGCAGGAGCAGGCGGACGCCGCGGAGGAGCGCGCGGGCAGCTTGCAGCGCGAGCTGGACTACGAGAGGAAGCTGAGGGAGACc GCCGAAGCCGATGTAGCTTCTCTGAACAGACGCATCCAGCTGGTTGAGGAAGAGTTGGATCGAGCCCAAGAGCGTCTGGCAACAGCTTTGCAGAAACTGGAGGAGGCTGAGAAGGCAGCAGATGAGAGTGAGAG AGGCATGAAAGTCATTGAAAGTCGAGCCCAAAAGGATGAGGAGAAAATGGAAATTCAGGAGATCCAGCTGAAAGAGGCCAAGCACATTGCTGAAGATGCCGACCGCAAGTATGAAGAG GTGGCCCGTAAGCTGGTCATCATTGAGAGTGACCTGGAGCGTGCAGAGGAGCGGGCTGAGCTCTCAGAAGG CCAAGTTCGACAGCTGGAAGAACAATTAAGAATAATGGATCAGACCTTGAAAGCATTAATGGCTGCAGAGGATAAG TACTCTCAGAAGGAAGACAAATATGAGGAGGAGATCAAGGTCCTTTCTGACAAGCTGAAGGAG GCTGAGACTCGGGCTGAGTTTGCGGAGAGGTCAGTAACTAAATTGGAGAAAAGCATTGATGACTTAGAAG AGAAAGTGGCTCATGCCAAAGAAGAAAACCTTAGTATGCATCAGATGCTGGATCAAACTTTACTGGAGTTAAACAACATGTGA
- the TPM1 gene encoding tropomyosin alpha-1 chain isoform X1 — MAGSSSLEAVRRKIRSLQEQADAAEERAGSLQRELDYERKLRETAEADVASLNRRIQLVEEELDRAQERLATALQKLEEAEKAADESERGMKVIESRAQKDEEKMEIQEIQLKEAKHIAEDADRKYEEVARKLVIIESDLERAEERAELSEGKCAELEEELKTVTNNLKSLEAQAEKYSQKEDKYEEEIKVLSDKLKEAETRAEFAERSVTKLEKSIDDLEDELYQQLEQNRRLTNQLKLALNED, encoded by the exons ATGGCGGGGAGCAGCTCGCTGGAGGCCGTGCGCAGGAAGATCCGCAGCCTGCAGGAGCAGGCGGACGCCGCGGAGGAGCGCGCGGGCAGCTTGCAGCGCGAGCTGGACTACGAGAGGAAGCTGAGGGAGACc GCCGAAGCCGATGTAGCTTCTCTGAACAGACGCATCCAGCTGGTTGAGGAAGAGTTGGATCGAGCCCAAGAGCGTCTGGCAACAGCTTTGCAGAAACTGGAGGAGGCTGAGAAGGCAGCAGATGAGAGTGAGAG AGGCATGAAAGTCATTGAAAGTCGAGCCCAAAAGGATGAGGAGAAAATGGAAATTCAGGAGATCCAGCTGAAAGAGGCCAAGCACATTGCTGAAGATGCCGACCGCAAGTATGAAGAG GTGGCCCGTAAGCTGGTCATCATTGAGAGTGACCTGGAGCGTGCAGAGGAGCGGGCTGAGCTCTCAGAAGG CAAATGTGCGGAGCTCGAAGAAGAGTTGAAAACTGTGACGAACAACTTGAAGTCACTGGAGGCTCAGGCTGAGAAG TACTCTCAGAAGGAAGACAAATATGAGGAGGAGATCAAGGTCCTTTCTGACAAGCTGAAGGAG GCTGAGACTCGGGCTGAGTTTGCGGAGAGGTCAGTAACTAAATTGGAGAAAAGCATTGATGACTTAGAAG ATGAACTCTATCAACAACTTGAGCAAAACCGCCGCCTAACTAACCAACTAAAGCTGGCCCTGAATGAGGATTAA
- the TPM1 gene encoding tropomyosin alpha-1 chain isoform X26, which translates to MAGSSSLEAVRRKIRSLQEQADAAEERAGSLQRELDYERKLRETAEADVASLNRRIQLVEEELDRAQERLATALQKLEEAEKAADESERGMKVIESRAQKDEEKMEIQEIQLKEAKHIAEDADRKYEEVARKLVIIESDLERAEERAELSEGQVRQLEEQLRIMDQTLKALMAAEDKYSQKEDKYEEEIKVLSDKLKEAETRAEFAERSVTKLEKSIDDLEDKSLCSTSPKTPSSSWVSHLSALRSWSLLQLTLFSLLASCLRAGHTLRFLLYRSSSVQCKINTV; encoded by the exons ATGGCGGGGAGCAGCTCGCTGGAGGCCGTGCGCAGGAAGATCCGCAGCCTGCAGGAGCAGGCGGACGCCGCGGAGGAGCGCGCGGGCAGCTTGCAGCGCGAGCTGGACTACGAGAGGAAGCTGAGGGAGACc GCCGAAGCCGATGTAGCTTCTCTGAACAGACGCATCCAGCTGGTTGAGGAAGAGTTGGATCGAGCCCAAGAGCGTCTGGCAACAGCTTTGCAGAAACTGGAGGAGGCTGAGAAGGCAGCAGATGAGAGTGAGAG AGGCATGAAAGTCATTGAAAGTCGAGCCCAAAAGGATGAGGAGAAAATGGAAATTCAGGAGATCCAGCTGAAAGAGGCCAAGCACATTGCTGAAGATGCCGACCGCAAGTATGAAGAG GTGGCCCGTAAGCTGGTCATCATTGAGAGTGACCTGGAGCGTGCAGAGGAGCGGGCTGAGCTCTCAGAAGG CCAAGTTCGACAGCTGGAAGAACAATTAAGAATAATGGATCAGACCTTGAAAGCATTAATGGCTGCAGAGGATAAG TACTCTCAGAAGGAAGACAAATATGAGGAGGAGATCAAGGTCCTTTCTGACAAGCTGAAGGAG GCTGAGACTCGGGCTGAGTTTGCGGAGAGGTCAGTAACTAAATTGGAGAAAAGCATTGATGACTTAGAAG ATAAGTCTCTTTGCTCCACTTCTCCCAAGACCCCTTCATCAAGCTGGGTGTCCCACCTCTCTGCGCTCCGCAGTTGGTCTCTCCTCCAGCTGACCCTGTTCTCTCTCTTAGCATCCTGCCTTCGGGCCGGGCACACCCTGCGCTTCCTATTGTACAGAAGCTCTTCAGTTCAGTGTAAAATAAACACTGTGTAA
- the TPM1 gene encoding tropomyosin alpha-1 chain isoform X14 produces the protein MAGSSSLEAVRRKIRSLQEQADAAEERAGSLQRELDYERKLRETAEADVASLNRRIQLVEEELDRAQERLATALQKLEEAEKAADESERGMKVIESRAQKDEEKMEIQEIQLKEAKHIAEDADRKYEEVARKLVIIESDLERAEERAELSEGKCAELEEELKTVTNNLKSLEAQAEKYSQKEDKYEEEIKVLSDKLKEAETRAEFAERSVTKLEKSIDDLEEKVAHAKEENLSMHQMLDQTLLELNNM, from the exons ATGGCGGGGAGCAGCTCGCTGGAGGCCGTGCGCAGGAAGATCCGCAGCCTGCAGGAGCAGGCGGACGCCGCGGAGGAGCGCGCGGGCAGCTTGCAGCGCGAGCTGGACTACGAGAGGAAGCTGAGGGAGACc GCCGAAGCCGATGTAGCTTCTCTGAACAGACGCATCCAGCTGGTTGAGGAAGAGTTGGATCGAGCCCAAGAGCGTCTGGCAACAGCTTTGCAGAAACTGGAGGAGGCTGAGAAGGCAGCAGATGAGAGTGAGAG AGGCATGAAAGTCATTGAAAGTCGAGCCCAAAAGGATGAGGAGAAAATGGAAATTCAGGAGATCCAGCTGAAAGAGGCCAAGCACATTGCTGAAGATGCCGACCGCAAGTATGAAGAG GTGGCCCGTAAGCTGGTCATCATTGAGAGTGACCTGGAGCGTGCAGAGGAGCGGGCTGAGCTCTCAGAAGG CAAATGTGCGGAGCTCGAAGAAGAGTTGAAAACTGTGACGAACAACTTGAAGTCACTGGAGGCTCAGGCTGAGAAG TACTCTCAGAAGGAAGACAAATATGAGGAGGAGATCAAGGTCCTTTCTGACAAGCTGAAGGAG GCTGAGACTCGGGCTGAGTTTGCGGAGAGGTCAGTAACTAAATTGGAGAAAAGCATTGATGACTTAGAAG AGAAAGTGGCTCATGCCAAAGAAGAAAACCTTAGTATGCATCAGATGCTGGATCAAACTTTACTGGAGTTAAACAACATGTGA
- the TPM1 gene encoding tropomyosin alpha-1 chain isoform X17, which produces MAGSSSLEAVRRKIRSLQEQADAAEERAGSLQRELDYERKLRETAEADVASLNRRIQLVEEELDRAQERLATALQKLEEAEKAADESERGMKVIESRAQKDEEKMEIQEIQLKEAKHIAEDADRKYEEVARKLVIIESDLERAEERAELSEGQVRQLEEQLRIMDQTLKALMAAEDKYSQKEDKYEEEIKVLSDKLKEAETRAEFAERSVTKLEKSIDDLEDELYAQKLKYKAISEELDHALNDMTSM; this is translated from the exons ATGGCGGGGAGCAGCTCGCTGGAGGCCGTGCGCAGGAAGATCCGCAGCCTGCAGGAGCAGGCGGACGCCGCGGAGGAGCGCGCGGGCAGCTTGCAGCGCGAGCTGGACTACGAGAGGAAGCTGAGGGAGACc GCCGAAGCCGATGTAGCTTCTCTGAACAGACGCATCCAGCTGGTTGAGGAAGAGTTGGATCGAGCCCAAGAGCGTCTGGCAACAGCTTTGCAGAAACTGGAGGAGGCTGAGAAGGCAGCAGATGAGAGTGAGAG AGGCATGAAAGTCATTGAAAGTCGAGCCCAAAAGGATGAGGAGAAAATGGAAATTCAGGAGATCCAGCTGAAAGAGGCCAAGCACATTGCTGAAGATGCCGACCGCAAGTATGAAGAG GTGGCCCGTAAGCTGGTCATCATTGAGAGTGACCTGGAGCGTGCAGAGGAGCGGGCTGAGCTCTCAGAAGG CCAAGTTCGACAGCTGGAAGAACAATTAAGAATAATGGATCAGACCTTGAAAGCATTAATGGCTGCAGAGGATAAG TACTCTCAGAAGGAAGACAAATATGAGGAGGAGATCAAGGTCCTTTCTGACAAGCTGAAGGAG GCTGAGACTCGGGCTGAGTTTGCGGAGAGGTCAGTAACTAAATTGGAGAAAAGCATTGATGACTTAGAAG ACGAGCTGTACGCTCAGAAACTGAAGTACAAAGCCATCAGCGAGGAGCTGGACCACGCTCTCAACGATATGACTTCCATGTAA